A single genomic interval of Mustela nigripes isolate SB6536 chromosome 7, MUSNIG.SB6536, whole genome shotgun sequence harbors:
- the TEX261 gene encoding protein TEX261 isoform X2, which translates to MYDLRQAAGLYYLAELIEEYTVATSRIIKYMIWFSTAVLIGLYVFERFPTFMIGVGLFTNLVYFGLLQTFPFIMLTSPNFILSCGLVVVNHYLAFQFFAEEYYPFSEVLAYFTFCLWIIPFAFFVSLSAGENILPSTVQPGDDVVSNYFTKGKRGKRLGILVVFSFIKEAILPSRQKIY; encoded by the exons ATGTATGACTTGAGGCAAG cggcTGGACTTTATTACCTGGCAGAACTGATAGAAGAATATACAGTGGCCACCAGCAGGATCATAAAATACATGATCTGG TTCTCCACAGCTGTGCTGATTGGCCTCTACGTGTTTGAGCGCTTCCCCACCTTCATGATTGGCGTGGGCCTCTTCACCAACCTCGTCTACTTTGGCCTCCTCCAGACCTTCCCCTTCATCATGCTGACCTCGCCTAACTTCATCCTTTCATGCG GGCTAGTGGTGGTGAATCATTACCTAGCGTTTCAGTTTTTTGCAGAAGAATATTACCCTTTCTCAGAG GTCCTGGCCTATTTCACTTTCTGTCTGTGGATAATCCCGTTTGCGTTCTTTGTGTCCCTGTCGGCTGGGGAAAACATCCTGCCCTCCACCGTGCAGCCAGGAG ATGACGTGGTCTCCAATTACTTCACCAAAGGCAAGCGGGGCAAACGCTTAGGGATCCTGGTTGTCTTCTCCTTCATCAAAGAGGCCATTCTACCCAGTCGTCAGAAGATATACTGA
- the TEX261 gene encoding protein TEX261 isoform X1: MWFMYVLSWLSLFIQVAFITLAVAAGLYYLAELIEEYTVATSRIIKYMIWFSTAVLIGLYVFERFPTFMIGVGLFTNLVYFGLLQTFPFIMLTSPNFILSCGLVVVNHYLAFQFFAEEYYPFSEVLAYFTFCLWIIPFAFFVSLSAGENILPSTVQPGDDVVSNYFTKGKRGKRLGILVVFSFIKEAILPSRQKIY; encoded by the exons aTGTGGTTCATGTACGTGCTGAGCTGGCTTTCGCTCTTCATCCAGGTGGCCTTCATCACGCTGGCCGTCG cggcTGGACTTTATTACCTGGCAGAACTGATAGAAGAATATACAGTGGCCACCAGCAGGATCATAAAATACATGATCTGG TTCTCCACAGCTGTGCTGATTGGCCTCTACGTGTTTGAGCGCTTCCCCACCTTCATGATTGGCGTGGGCCTCTTCACCAACCTCGTCTACTTTGGCCTCCTCCAGACCTTCCCCTTCATCATGCTGACCTCGCCTAACTTCATCCTTTCATGCG GGCTAGTGGTGGTGAATCATTACCTAGCGTTTCAGTTTTTTGCAGAAGAATATTACCCTTTCTCAGAG GTCCTGGCCTATTTCACTTTCTGTCTGTGGATAATCCCGTTTGCGTTCTTTGTGTCCCTGTCGGCTGGGGAAAACATCCTGCCCTCCACCGTGCAGCCAGGAG ATGACGTGGTCTCCAATTACTTCACCAAAGGCAAGCGGGGCAAACGCTTAGGGATCCTGGTTGTCTTCTCCTTCATCAAAGAGGCCATTCTACCCAGTCGTCAGAAGATATACTGA